The proteins below come from a single Portunus trituberculatus isolate SZX2019 chromosome 4, ASM1759143v1, whole genome shotgun sequence genomic window:
- the LOC123511889 gene encoding LOW QUALITY PROTEIN: phosphoserine phosphatase-like (The sequence of the model RefSeq protein was modified relative to this genomic sequence to represent the inferred CDS: inserted 1 base in 1 codon): protein MNGQEFCKASVEEAKDIWRSADAVCFDVDSTVIQEEGLDELACYCGKGREVKELTVRAMQGGMSYKEALKQRLDLLQPSLETIRSFTRAHPPKLTKDVDKLVEVLQERGVDVYLVSGGFCSLIAPVAKLLNIPXENIFANRLKFFFDGDYGGFDESQLTSRTGGKAEVVSYLKKQEGYTRLVMVGDGITDLEACPPADTFVGFGGNVVREVVKEKAPWFVYDFGTLIAELQKD, encoded by the exons ATGAACGGTCAAG AGTTCTGCAAGGCGAGcgtggaggaggcaaaggaCATCTGGCGGTCTGCGGACGCTGTGTGTTTTGACGTGGACTCTACAGTAATTCAGGAAGAAGGTCTCGATGAGCTGGCCTGCTACTGTGGCAAGggcagggaggtgaaggaact CACGGTGCGGGCCATGCAGGGCGGGATGAGCTACAAGGAGGCGCTCAAACAAAGACTGGATCTGCTTCAGCCCAGCCTAGAGACCATCAGGAGCTTCACGCGAGCACACCCGCCAAAACTCACCAAggatgtcga CAAGCTGGTGGAGGTCCtgcaggagagaggagtggatgtCTACCTTGTCTCTGGTGGTTTTTGCTCCCTCATTGCTCCTGTGGCCAAGTTGTTAAATATTC TTGAAAATATATTTGCTAATAGGCTCAAGTTCTTTTttgatg GTGACTATGGTGGTTTTGACGAGAGCCAGTTGACAAGCAGGACAGGAGGCAAGGCAGAGGTGGTGTCCTATCTGAAGAAGCAGGAAGGCTACACACGTCTGGTCATGGTTGGGGATGGCATCACTGACTTGGAAGCCTGTCCCCCGGCTGACACCTTTGTGG GGTTTGGTGGCAATGTGGTGAGGGaagtggtgaaggagaaggcCCCCTGGTTTGTGTATGACTTCGGGACTCTTATCGCTGAGCTGCAGAAGGACTAG